From the Aspergillus puulaauensis MK2 DNA, chromosome 1, nearly complete sequence genome, the window AGCCTGAAGAACCGTGGAtcatggatggatggaggatgatgtcACAATGTATTGTTCTATTGCAAATATGTGTTGAGATATGATGAATTTATGCTCATTATTTCATTAGATATTctattttccttttctcaaTGCGTGGTCCATCCCGGACCGCACGCTTCAAATTCCACCTCTGCCTGACAGGGAGATATAAAGAGGATATAGGTGGAGATAAGAAAACCATCCGGAAATACATGGATGATTTCAGATGTGATAACTAGTCGTTGGTGACCAGTCAAGCTGTAGGACGTAAAGGAGCTCTTGTGCATCACTCAAGCCCGAGGCGAATTATTTGGCTATGCGAAGCCCAGCGCTCGACGGGACACATGTATCTCTGTCAACCAAACAGCCACTGCTTACTCCTCCGCCTGAACGAATGGGTTGGCAATCTGCTCACTTCCATCCGCAGGGGAGATCAGGACAATCAAGGTGCCACGCGCGACAATGAGACCGAGAAACCGCGTGTTCTCGTTGCCCTCGTCATCTGCAAAGAATTAGCCGCCGATGATTCCAATGGGTTTACCATGTAACTACTTACCACGCATAGACTCCTTGACGTCGTCCAAAACCAGGTTCATCAGCTGGTCATATCCTTTGAGTGTTCCAGAGACTGATGCATGTTAGTAAAAAATCTCAGAAACACAGGAAGCTCGAGGGAACAAAACATACCCTCTCGCCCGCCATTGAACTTTACGCGGACTTCCTTGTCCATGTATTTATTCAGATCGAGGATGTTTTCCTTCTTGGgcttttcttgctgctgagcaccgccaccaccgccaccttTTCCAtggccgccacggccgccaGAGCGATCATATCCTCCGCCGCGGCTGCGACCACCTCCACGGAACGAGCCTCGTTCGGACATGGCTTGGCTAGATCGGAGATATCAGACGATGATCAAAAGGATGTTCCAATCCCGACTTGTTTTAGTTAGCCCGGGGACCGGAGTTGGGTTATGTAATCGAGGGGATAATTGATGGTATGAATTTATGAAAGAGGGGGCGCGCGTGGAGGAATCCAGCTTAACCAGGCAAGGTGGGGGAAAGGTCAGACCTCAGAACTCTGAAAATGCAGGAAGCAAGCTCCTCCCACTTTGACCGACCGGACAGGCAggacagacagacagacggACAGGGGGTTGATTATCCGAGATGAGACTCACCAATGAGTGCGCTGGACTGTGCGGATGATGTGAAGGGGGTGGAAGGCCGAAATGGTAGGGAACTCGGAAGATTGGTGCAGTGGGTTTGTATGAGGGATTTTCCTTGATTCCAGGATTGAGTCCACGCAACACAGCAGCAATGGGCTCCGAAACAGGCTAACTGGCAGCGAAAATGCTCCAGACCAAGATAGTGCACTGCAGATTTATTGactggagtctggactctggaggcCTTGGCTGTTTGTCATGGGGAGGTTCATTGTCCAGACTTCAGAGTCatgggaggaggaaaagttTGCTGAGGTGATTCTGTATTGTCAAGAGAATACCGTAATTTATAGTGGATGACTTAGGCAGCCATATAAGCATACAGAGTAGATTGTTTAGTTGCTGCAGCGGAGCAGCCGGAGAGCCATTAAAAAGTGTCTAAACACTTGCACATCTATCTCATGCCCAGGGAGCTTGATATTTTTGACAAGGTACAGAGAATGGAGTAATTGCTGGATACATAAAATCAGATATAAGATCACGTGGCTCTTTGTTAGTCCCGTTAGGTATAGATCAGGCAGCCAGGCTTTATAAAGCCCACCGCTTActttggaagaggagcacTGCGCCTGCGACGGCACGGCAAGCGGGTTACCCCCAGCCCTGCAAGGGACTGATATGGCGATATCGAGAGTAAATTACAGAGTCATGACGGGTAAAAATTCGGACCGAGTCGGCTTCCGCTGAGCGTCAGCGGGATTCTCTCCGCCCTGCGTCACCTGATAAGGTCGATGTTCAGCTCAACTCAAACGGACCCTTGATTTTGAAGAATAGGATCGAGATTGCTATCGGATACCCCTAGTAACCTCAGTTGAAGTCAGTTCAAGCGAATTGATCATCTGAATAATAAGCTGAATAATAGAAAGCTTCAGCGCTGTAGGCGCAGATCCACTGGCACCGCTGTGTTCTCGCCACACTAGTGCAACTGTAGAAGGGAGGAGACCCGTTCCGCCATCCCGTCCGAGATgcctccatcatcaccgtcCTGGTCCATTCTGGCTGTCATTGGGCAGCCCTTCCACCTCTCCCACTCCTGTCGTGTCAGCCAACTAGCCGTGCGAGAGCGACAGACTGACGATACGTAACGTGTAACCTGTGCGACTGCGTCTCGCTCCAACGTGGAGTTCTTGAGTTGCATTGCGAATCTGCGATAGGGAATTGCTGCAGGGCAGGTACCGATACCATACCGTACCGTACCGTACCAGCAGCCCCCGGCAGTCGTCCGTTGTCCGGCGTCCGTCGTCCGCCTTGCCTTTTCCTCCCTCTGACTGGCATCTGCTGTGACTCCGTTTGTTCTCCTGGCCGACTCTGCGCCTGTCACCTGTCCCCATGTCTCTCATCTTCTGCGTGTTCCTCAATATCGCATTCCTATGACATCcgttctgtttctgttgctTGACTTTGCAGCTCCCTCTTCAAGGCCGTCCGCTCTGTGGCTGAATCAAAACCCGCACTCTGGAGCCTCTCCGCCATCGGTAGCACTCTGCCAGCGGCCCAGCGTTCCCATTACTCAATAGCGCCCACCCCCCTCGACCCTTCGACAACCTCCCTCCCAAAACTCTTCGCTGCCTTCCCCACGACCCCAGGGCATATCTGCCgtccctcctcctcttcctatATACTTCTACGCTACTCTTGCTGGGTCTCCGCCATAGTCTCCCGGCTATTTTGACTTCTCGCGATTCCGAGGACCCTCCCACCcgtcctccgccgccgccatggATTCTCGAACGACAACGACAGAGGCGCCTAGTAAGCGACCTCGATCAGATTCTGGGGAGTTCCCCCCGATTGCGTCCAAACTCCCCAAGACCCATTCAAATCACCTGCAAATTAACTATCTTGCGCGCCAATACCCCGAAAACCTTCCTCTAGTCTCGCTAGAAGACACAATGCCCGCTATAGTGCACTTGATTGGCGAATATGACGGTGTCTTACATCGCCATGAGAGCATCGCTGGGAATCTAGGCGCGTGCCCTCTGGGCCCAATCCTGATCAAGCGCTTCGAGCGTCTTTTCGACGGCCCGCCCCGGGTACTCAAGTCGCACGGGAAGGACAACCCCAACGTCACATGGCTAGACGTGGTGGAATTTGCGAAGAGCAAACCCGAACAATTCAACTTGGAAAAGAGCCGCAACGGTGTGCGAGTATGCCAGTTTTACACGAAGCAAAGCCGCGTGGAGATCAGCGAGGAGGACTTTGTGCTGATCGCCTCGGGGATGCCTCAAAAGATGATTCCCCCTCAGCCAATtatcgaggatgaggagaaggagcttggAGCTCTCGAAATCCTCGAGAAGAACCTCCAGCAAATAATCCAAGTTGCAGATCAAGGTTCGTGTTCGCAATCTTTTTAACCCGCAAACGCTTATGCCAGTCGCTAACTCAATTCCTTTATTCTAGTCTCTGCACGTGCCCGGCAACTTAACCATCGCTTGAAGAATCGTAGGACCGCCATCGTTACCCGGCGGGAGAGTGACGTGACTCTCCACAACTCTCGGCCACCGCAGCTTCATTCACAGACCCAGCCGCATCTTCCGCAACAACGCTCCATGAGTCCTGTTTGGCGCGACGCCAATGGCAATGCCCACGGTCCACTGAACGGTAATGGCAATGGCGCGTCCAACGCCCAGTCCCCGTCCAGCGGTTTCGTCGCAGTCAACACCGGTCGACATGGCGCGGAAGTTCCGGCGGAAGAGAATCCCTTGTCATCGCAGTTTTTATTCTCCCACTCCAACACGGAAAATGTGACGATCATAAACGGGACGTCTATCAAGGGTGCCTCTCCAACTACACGCGCTGAGTTGATGAAAAAGTTCTTCACTACGCAAGACCGCCAAGTGCGCAGTTCGTACGAAGAAGCCACTGGATCGAGCAACCGTCAGTCGTCGCGTCCTCGACCTAGAGTATCTGAAGGTGGCGGCGACTACAGCAGCATGTTCGCACCATCACCTGCCACAGTCGCTATTCCGAATACTCCGACTTCGTTACTTCCTCCCCCGAAATCACACCATCATGAGAAGGATGACGGCGGCCCATTTAAGATCGAGATGGTTGCCCGCATGGAAGAGCTACAGCGAGGTGATCGTATTATGCCACCTTGCGATCGATGCCGCCGTCTCCATATGGACTGTCTCAAGAATCTTACCGCATGCATGGGCTGCACAAAGAAGCACGCCAAGTGCTCTTGGCGAGACGTGAAAGAGGATGAGCTACGGGAAGCTCAGCGCGCTGATCGGGAGCATGCGGAGGACCCACATTCAAAGGAGACGTCCACCAGCCCTACTGCTACAGCCCCGGAACAGTCGTATCCATCTACTACCGTTCCCACACCtgccccagctccagctacCGTGCTACCCGAGCCAGAAAGGGGACGCGAGGGCCCGGCAGATGTCAACATCCGCAGGGAATCCGCACCGATTGCCGCACCGGTGTCACGACCCCCGCCCGGAAGGGAAGTATCCCCACGACGAGCAATGAGCGAGAACCAGGGCAGCCACAGTCACCCGTTCGGCCACGAACGACATGACCGAACTGGTAGGCGGATCAGTATCAACCGGAACGAACACGCCCGGGATGACCGGGATGATGTTCCGGATGCGCTGAGACAGGCCATACTTGATACATATAACACTCACCACCGAGCCGCGGCGAAAGCAAGTGTACATGAAGTTAGCAACGAGCGCGAGCGGGATCGCGAGCATGACAAGGAGCGAGAGCAGCGAGAGagagaacgagaacgagagCGCGAGCGCGAGCAGGAACGAGACCGGAAATTGGTGAGAGCATAAGGCTCTTGATCAATCTATGTAATGACTTTTTCTTTGCATATGTATTTGAAAATATTGGCATGTCGTTTGAGCGGTTTAGCGGATATCCCCGGCAGTTGGTGTTTTTCTATTATCAATATCGATCCTCTGAGAGCTTTGAGGttgtctatatatatatatattctatattattagaagtaaTAGTATATACCGATCTTCAGGCCTGGACTTGTATACAAGGTAATCATGGGCCCGTCTCAACTATAGTGTTGCGGTTCAATTTATCCCACAATGATCTTCCATCTCGGAAAACCATCCGATCTCTAGCTCCATTCTTGTGGAGTTGATGTGCATGCCAATACTTTGACCCATCGTGCAAAGACAATTTAATCCAGAAGAGCAAATCAACCAAGAGTCTCACTAGGTACACTCTCAACAcctctcgccctcttcaccatcggCCCAACCCTAGCCTCATCCTCAATCCACTCAACACTCCCAGCAAGACCAATAAACCCCTTATCATCCAGCGCATAAAGCGCTCCTTAACCCAGACTCGACAAGTGATGGACTCTCTAAAGTGGGTCGAATACCGGATTGGGATTTCTGCGAGTCGTTAACTCCCACATCGAATCATTCATTTACCCGGAGCATGGACCGACGAGTTTCGAACAAGAACTTGATTTAACCACTCcaatattagatataagcGCTTACACCAATAGACCAGTCAGTCACGGACGATGAGTACCTTATACTTATTTTTGGGCAAAACAAGACCAGAAAGACGGCGGTGATAGGAGGTTATAGACATCCTGGTAGTCGGAGCATCTCCGGCCTGCCAGCTTGGCCATAAAAACACCATCCCCGCATTCCTCCCACCACTGTCTTCTAACCTTTACATGAACATTATGGCCATCGAGTTTGTCCTCGTCACCGGTGCAACCGGCTTCATCGGCGCCCACATCGTCGATGCTCTTCTAGCCCGCGGCCTACGGGTGCGGGGCGCCACACGCTCCATGGCCAAGGGCGAGGCCATGATGAAAGTGCGCCCACAATACAAAGCGCATCTTGAATTCGTCCAGATCAACGACTTCGAGAGCCCAGGGGGCATAGTCGATGCCGTGAAAGGCGTCGATGGGATAATCCACACAGCGAGTGTTAGTCCTCCAACCTTCAATATTTTATCATACAGCATGACGACCactaactagttaatacATACCTGAAGCCCTTCACATACGACACAACAGACAACGAAAAGGAACTCATCATCCCCGCCCTGAACGGCGTCAACGCCGTCATGGAGGCTGCCTCTACAAACCCCAATATCACCCGCATAGTCCTTACCTCATCCTTTGCCTCCGTCGTAGACATCACCCGCAAACCACCGCCTTATTTCACGTACACCGCCGCAGACTGGAACCCGCTGACTTACGAAGAGGCAATCGACAAATCCACCAACGCCGTCGTCGCATACCGAGGCTCGAAGAAATTCGCTGAGCGCGCGGCGTGGGAGTACATCCGTACCAAGAAGCCCTCGTTTGACTTGGTTACGCTCTGCCCACCTATGACGTTTGGACCGGTGGTTCACCCTGTTGACGGTGTGGAAAAGCTCAACGAGTCGAATGCGACACTGTGGAAGGTTGCCAGTGGGGACCAGCTTCCTGTTGCGCGGGTGCCGTTCTGGATTGACGTGCGAGATTTGGCGCAGGCGCATGTTGGTGCGTTGCTTAGGGAGGAGGTTTCCGGGAAGAGATATACGACTACAGCGCCGGAGCGGTTCTCGTATGCGCTTGCGGCGGAGATTATTAGGGgggagtttgaggagttGAGGGATGGGGTTTCTGCTGAGGCTCAGGATGTCGATGAGAGTCATGggttggatggggagacggCGGCGAGAGAGTTGGGGTATCAGTATCGGTCTTTCGGGGAGACGGTGAGGGATTTGGTGAGGCAGGCTTTGGAGATGAAGTAGTAGGCTTAAATAGACCGAGTGATATGTTTAAGTTTTAGGTATATATACAATTGATTCATTCACGTATaaggccaagaaggacaaAAACAAGCGACTGGGTAACTAGTCAAGGTCCGGAATCGGCAGCCCATTCACAATCTTGACCTTCCGCCCTAATTTATCCAGGGCATCCTTGGAGTTCTTCGCGCGCAGATCGCTCGTTTCCGTGTCGGAGACAAGAACAAAGTCGTATGTGAGCAGGGCTTGGTCCTCGGACACATTGTACTTAGCAGCGTACTTAGGTCCGGCTTTTCCGAGGTCCACGACAAGGGAGTCCTTGACACCGAAGACAGCATCGGATGTCTCGAAGGGGTCGTTTCGGAGGTACAGCGCCCTATCTCAGTTATTAGCACCGGCTCCCCCCATGGGAAATAAAAAGAAGGCAACTCACGTAATCAAATGATCATAACCCGTCTTCTCAAACATAAAATGCATATGACTCGGCCTATACGGGTGGCGGtgcagcttcttcaacaacttcCCAACAGGCCCATCATGCGGAATCGGATACGGCACCGGCGTGATAGCATTAAACCAGAACACACCCTCCTTGTCACTGCGCATAATGCACCGGCCGTCTGGGCCAGCCCGGTCCGCGTGCTGCACGTCATAGTGCCCCGTCGAGTCCGTCTCCCAGATATCGATCTTCACACCCTCAACGGGGTTACCCGCCGTGTCTTTGATTGTGCAGACCACGAGCAAAGGCTCGCCTTTGGGGTCGGAGGACATGAGTCCGCCTTGTGTGATTTCTTCGGCTTCATGTGTGTGGAAGGGGCCCAGGACTGTGCCTTCTGTGCTGCCCGCGGGTTTGGGGTGGTCGATTGagtcgacgaggatggagagaccAAGAACATCGGAGAGGAGAATGTACTCCTAAACGTAACAAATTAGTATACCTTACTTATTCAATTGACGAATTATGTATGTGTGTGCGAGAAATACCTGTCGAACATCCGTACAGATCTGTCCGACCTCTGTCAAAAACTTCAACCCGGTCATCCACTCCGCAGAGGAGAGTCTGGTCTCGCGCGCAAAGTCATGGAGGTGCGAGACGAGTCGCTCGAGGACGTACTTCATTCGCTCGTCTTCACAGAGCGAGTTGATGCGGATAACATTCTCGGTGATGTTGTCCACCGTGAGGTTTTTCATAGGAGGGACTTTGACCTGGGAGGGATCCATCGTTACTTTatgcttcttctttctcggcaAGGTGAGGGAATTAATTGGGTCAATTGCCCGCTTTCAGGGGACGAGAGGGCATATAAGAgggggatggcgaggagaaagTCACCCCGCATGGAGAGAAAGGATATCCGGATGTATAATGATCAATAAGCAGTGATTTTACGGCCTGCGATTGGTGCTTGAGCGCTGGCACCGGAATTCCCCCGAAAATCATTTCAGTTGTTTACGGAGGCCGCGTGCAAGTTTTATGACTAGGATCATGCCATTGAGTATTATCGGACGAAAGATAGTCTATATAGCCAATGCTGGATGCGCTTCGTGGTGTCATTATATACAGttgcttgatcttctccttggtccAAGTTGTCTTCTGTGTAGACGTGGAAAGATTCCGCGCGCCCACACCCCACATCTCCGCGGTTGAGGATTTAACCGATCGACGACTGTTAGGAGGGGGTTGAACGGTCGATAACCAGTATGCTTTCTATAGGTCATACGATGTCCGAGTGCAAACTCCGAGACTGCCTTATGTCTCTATGAGTCTCCCGCCTCCACCATATCTCCAAAATCACTCTCCGTCTCTCCCCGCGCAGCGTTGATTTGTCCGTGCCCTCCTCCCCGCAACCGCTTCaatccttcttcatcctcaacccaccCCCCAACTTTCTCTATGCCGGAGATATGCTCTGCGGCCACTCGGAGGTTCTGGCCTGCCGAGAGCGCCCGCTCGATCCGCACCTCGCGTGACTCCGAGACAAGCACGCGGAAGACATGTGCCAAGAAGCCATTTAGAATGTCCACGCTCCAGTCGTCGGGGATGATGCTGAGGATCTCGCGTACATCAAACCAAGCGGCGAACCGCCCGAGGAGGTCACTCGTGCGTTCGATTCGCTCAGATAGATCTTGAATCTGTAGGAATTCATCCAGTAAATACCGGAATAGCTCAGATTGGCGCGATTTCTCAGCGAATTCCAAAGGTGCGCCTGTCGAGCTTGTGCTTCGAGGGCCGCCGAACAAACAGTACCGGGTGGCGGCATCGTAGTCGCCTAGCCCATGTGTATAGAGGCGGAGGGCCTCCCGGTGGCGGCCTTGCAGTCCGTCTAGGATAATGGACTCGGAAACCAGCTCGTTTTGGAAGGGCTCAATGCGAGCGAGAACTGCCGGAATAGAATAATTGAGGCTCGGGGCGGGAGTGGACGTGAATTGGGTAGTGCTGCCCCCTCCAAGTAGCTGGAGGAGACGCATTCGAGACTGCCACCACGGATCTGAGGGTAGGTTCTCTGTGATAAAGTTCATATATGTAGGCTTGGGTGGTCGGAGGGCACGGTACGTAGAATACGATTCAGAAAGGGAAGCCCGAGCTTCGGGTGACGTTTCGAGCACAGAAATCACAGTGTCAAGATAGTACTGCAGAAGGTCGTCTGCGTATTGGGCGTACTGTAATCACATTAGATAAATATTCGTCTCAACATGAAACAAAACTTACATTCTTTGAGAACACAAGGTGTTCCAGATACTCCTGGACAGCATTTGGTGCACGCTCTTTCAGCAACTTCACAGCATCTGATGGGTCGAGTATGACCCGACTCGTGTTGTCCGCGAACACTTGGATACCGAGTTGGGGATTCCGTTCAGCTAACCACGAACCATATTCCTCGACAAGCTGCACATCTTTGATCTTCACCAGATACCGTCGCATCTGCACCTCAACACTTGCCGGAGTAATTTCACCACCTGCATCTACCTCGCCCTCAATGATCCGCCGCCAAGTCTTCAAAACGTTGCCAGACATTTTTCGGCTTTGGTACAAGCGACTCAAAACATACAGTCGGTGGTAGCTCTCCAACAGCGCCACAGCGTGGTCAAAATTGCCCTTCCAGTGATCAACAAGCCTGTTGAGTTCCGAGCGTAATCCTATAGAGCCAGCCTGCTCCTTGGTCATGCTATCACACTGTGCGAGTAAAAGGCGAAGGAGAGCTGCATCCACGCTGTCAAAAACGTACGACTCGTCTGATATACTGCCATATCCGCGCTTCTGTTGccaagagagaagaaagcgtTTCATCATATCCAGAACTCCAGCGTCAAAGAATCCCGTCAGCGACTCCCCTGCTCTGTCGGCTTGCTGCATGTAGGCCTCCGCCGTTTCTGCTAGCCCCGCATGAACCCATATGCCTTGTGAACTCTGTAGCGTTTCAGCGCGCAGGAGAGGAATCAATATCATGGCAATGCGAGGATCCAAGTTTCCAACGATGAGTGCTTTCTCTGTCGTGTCAATCACTGCATCATTCCTGGCGTGCGGTTCCATGAAGAGAAGGtcacccagaagaagaaggctggctTTCTGCTTCAAAAAGTTTAGTCCAAGAAATTCTGCCTCTGACCTGGGTTCTGTTTGTTGAACCACTTCAATAATATCCCAAATAGCATTCCTATCAAGGGTGTGTCCATTGTCGAGGGCCGCTTGGGAGCTTTGCAAAACATCGTCTAGTTGTGTGGTTAATGGATTCCTCACGATGCGCCAGATTCGATCTCCGGCCCACATAACAAGGCTACTCCGCGTCTTCCCCATCACTTGCGCTATCTTTGCCTCTTCTGCATTCCGTTCGGCTTCCCAATCTAACGGTTTTTTGGCCTCATCGGACCCGGACGTTTCCTGGGACTCAAACagctccttttctttctgcaGCTGTTCAATCGACGCCTGGGTTCTAGGATCCGCGGCAGGTGCATATGTGGACAAGGGAGGAGTCTTTAAACGAACCATCCGCAGCAGTTTTCCCAAGTCCTGGATTTCCAACTGGGTTGGGCTGAGCGTGTGGCTGATTCCGGCGTATTTTGGCTGTTCAGCTTGCATTGACGGTAGTTCTACCCAGCTTTTGTGTTCCTCCGCCTCGGCTGGGTCAACATCCCACGGCTGCACCTCTATAAACCTTCTTGtctggccatcttcatcggATTCTATGATGGCAAGGACAAGTTCATCCTTCGTATTTTCTGGTGATGGTATGAAGTTTGTTTCGTCGCCCCTGTCAATAACAATTGACTTGGGATATCTGTGGAATGTAATTGTGCCTCGCACCACGTCGCCATCCACGTTGACGAACATTCCAACGCCAGGTTCGGTCTCATCGGAACCCCGCACTAGTAGAAACTCCGACGACGTTGGAGACAGGATGTGTGGTGTCAGCTCGGTAGACGGCTGCTTTGGCAGCGGCGGAAGAGGTTTCCGTTCATCTGCAGCTGCGGTTTGCGGGTCGCGTGAGGTTTGTTCGGAAGAGACCCTTGGAGAGCCGCCTGGAGACGTGCCTTCGCCGCGCTCTCTTGATACCGATCGTCTCGGTGTTCCGGCTTCCGACTGCTCGGGAGTAAGCGATCTTGACCGATCGCTCGATGAGGACCGCTGCGGGGCCGTAGGCTGTAACATTCCTGCAAGTGTATTCAGGCTGGAACTTCGGCtatggccatggccttcatcGGGTGGTGAGCCGCTTAGCGTTGACAGGGGTGACTTCGAGGTAGGCGGAACTGGCATATCCTCTACCTGACCAGAGTCCAGCATCTCATCCGCGAAAGATATCGGGAATAGAGGTATTTTCTGCTGGTGCTCCACATCAAGTAAAGAATAGTTTCGGCCATCGGCGACACAAGATATAATGCCTCTTCGCGACAGCTTTAGGCACCCCGGAAACTCAATATTCCTGACCAGGCGAGCGCCATCGCCAATCTTCACCAGCATCAGGCGATTATTGGTCGAAATCATCACCATGGGATTTTCGGGTTCATCTGGTGCGATATTCAAGTCAAGACCGCCAATCCAACGGCAATTGTTGACCTTTGTGTTGCCGCCGAAAGCCGGACTGAGCTCCGGCAGCATATAAAAAGTAGTCATTCCATTGCAAAGGACGCATGCCTTGTTGGCGGTTGGAAGAATAAGAATCTGCTGGATGCCCGGTTGGCTAGGAAGAGAGGAGTTTTGGGAGAAGGATATGGGTAATCTTGAAGCTAGGATGAAGGACGGTTCGTTCGATTCGTCGGAGGGGTTGGGTGGAAGACAGACGAAGTGCAGGATCTCCGCTGCTGAAGTTCCGATATACAGGTTGTCATCTAGGGGGAAGGAAACAAGATATGTTAGCTTCTTGCAGACTCGTTGCGTCAGAAGAACTCACTCCAATACTCGACACATGTAATATGTACATCCCCCTCCGCATCATCGCCCGCGACAGGTACCTGGTCGAAGAGCGGTTTGAATATATATGGAGCAGCTTTGTGAGGGCCAATCTTGCGCCTCTTGCGCGAGATGATGTCGTCCCCGTCCGACACCATA encodes:
- a CDS encoding putative TGF beta receptor associated protein 1 (BUSCO:EOG09263OZR;~COG:U;~EggNog:ENOG410PIKE;~InterPro:IPR032914,IPR001180;~go_process: GO:0016192 - vesicle-mediated transport [Evidence IEA]), translating into MVSDGDDIISRKRRKIGPHKAAPYIFKPLFDQVPVAGDDAEGDVHITCVEYWNDNLYIGTSAAEILHFVCLPPNPSDESNEPSFILASRLPISFSQNSSLPSQPGIQQILILPTANKACVLCNGMTTFYMLPELSPAFGGNTKVNNCRWIGGLDLNIAPDEPENPMVMISTNNRLMLVKIGDGARLVRNIEFPGCLKLSRRGIISCVADGRNYSLLDVEHQQKIPLFPISFADEMLDSGQVEDMPVPPTSKSPLSTLSGSPPDEGHGHSRSSSLNTLAGMLQPTAPQRSSSSDRSRSLTPEQSEAGTPRRSVSRERGEGTSPGGSPRVSSEQTSRDPQTAAADERKPLPPLPKQPSTELTPHILSPTSSEFLLVRGSDETEPGVGMFVNVDGDVVRGTITFHRYPKSIVIDRGDETNFIPSPENTKDELVLAIIESDEDGQTRRFIEVQPWDVDPAEAEEHKSWVELPSMQAEQPKYAGISHTLSPTQLEIQDLGKLLRMVRLKTPPLSTYAPAADPRTQASIEQLQKEKELFESQETSGSDEAKKPLDWEAERNAEEAKIAQVMGKTRSSLVMWAGDRIWRIVRNPLTTQLDDVLQSSQAALDNGHTLDRNAIWDIIEVVQQTEPRSEAEFLGLNFLKQKASLLLLGDLLFMEPHARNDAVIDTTEKALIVGNLDPRIAMILIPLLRAETLQSSQGIWVHAGLAETAEAYMQQADRAGESLTGFFDAGVLDMMKRFLLSWQQKRGYGSISDESYVFDSVDAALLRLLLAQCDSMTKEQAGSIGLRSELNRLVDHWKGNFDHAVALLESYHRLYVLSRLYQSRKMSGNVLKTWRRIIEGEVDAGGEITPASVEVQMRRYLVKIKDVQLVEEYGSWLAERNPQLGIQVFADNTSRVILDPSDAVKLLKERAPNAVQEYLEHLVFSKNYAQYADDLLQYYLDTVISVLETSPEARASLSESYSTYRALRPPKPTYMNFITENLPSDPWWQSRMRLLQLLGGGSTTQFTSTPAPSLNYSIPAVLARIEPFQNELVSESIILDGLQGRHREALRLYTHGLGDYDAATRYCLFGGPRSTSSTGAPLEFAEKSRQSELFRYLLDEFLQIQDLSERIERTSDLLGRFAAWFDVREILSIIPDDWSVDILNGFLAHVFRVLVSESREVRIERALSAGQNLRVAAEHISGIEKVGGWVEDEEGLKRLRGGGHGQINAARGETESDFGDMVEAGDS